A stretch of Bradyrhizobium sp. CCBAU 53338 DNA encodes these proteins:
- a CDS encoding adenylate/guanylate cyclase domain-containing protein, whose protein sequence is MPKFLRIGLHQSNVSGYTSKAWCVRRVGSAVFLKWGAVEVQGAGKGRKVYWTHLPQEKTIRCGTAQRAQDYTKSAIARRRSHDYEPLSGAIATRRKSANGSADLKQALATILIVDIVGSTAKAAKLGDARWTKVMGLYYAAVRKELKSSRGKEVVTTGDGVLATFKAPAAGINCATAIQKAVRTLGLEIRVGLHAGEYTISGGEMVGLAFHIGTRVAAKARAGEVLVSSAVKDLLAAQSQIRLRDHGSHQLKGVPARWRLYRVEG, encoded by the coding sequence ATGCCCAAATTCCTTCGCATCGGTCTGCATCAGTCGAACGTCTCAGGGTACACCTCGAAGGCGTGGTGCGTGCGGCGGGTCGGCTCGGCGGTGTTCCTGAAATGGGGCGCGGTCGAGGTGCAAGGCGCCGGCAAGGGCCGCAAGGTCTACTGGACGCATCTGCCGCAGGAGAAAACCATCCGTTGCGGCACCGCGCAGCGCGCGCAGGACTACACCAAATCCGCGATCGCACGACGGCGCAGCCATGACTACGAGCCGCTGAGCGGCGCCATCGCGACCCGGCGCAAATCCGCGAACGGCAGCGCCGACCTCAAGCAGGCGCTCGCCACGATCCTGATCGTCGACATCGTCGGCTCCACGGCAAAGGCCGCAAAGCTCGGCGATGCGCGCTGGACCAAGGTGATGGGCCTCTATTACGCCGCGGTCCGGAAAGAGTTGAAGTCGTCGCGCGGCAAGGAAGTGGTGACGACCGGCGACGGCGTGCTCGCGACCTTCAAGGCGCCGGCCGCCGGAATCAATTGCGCAACCGCGATTCAGAAGGCCGTGCGTACGCTCGGCCTCGAGATCAGGGTCGGCCTGCACGCGGGCGAATACACGATCAGCGGCGGCGAGATGGTCGGTCTCGCGTTCCACATCGGCACCCGCGTCGCCGCCAAGGCGCGCGCCGGCGAAGTCCTCGTCTCGAGCGCGGTGAAGGACCTGCTCGCGGCGCAATCCCAGATCCGCCTCAGGGATCACGGCAGCCATCAGCTCAAGGGCGTGCCGGCGCGGTGGCGGCTATACCGGGTGGAAGGTTAG
- a CDS encoding glycosyltransferase family A protein → MQVRSALQINLHPLDVRHAVHTLPHQLDVWGDQVDRIVFTVDTRQSRSGRYTGSAYEECRGRLFALLEAIARQSPKAEISEVDYSPAALEAVRQRYFSTSRVYPEKAFDGGPFHAYFYGLLKTNADYVVHMDSDMLFGGGSQVWLEEAIGWLKTTPDALFAGPLPGPPRADGTLGDLHGGFPGLTHVQPPERLAAAYPAYRFRTVSTRIFVLDQVRFDASIGALDLVRPNLRRRIRARLFHQSPLTMPAEEIISAAMLRRQLSRIDFLGSGAGLYSLHPPYRTDTFYRELPQLIARVVAGAIPDAQRGDYDVNSSMFDWTEALRQKTVGRRLARAARTLMSS, encoded by the coding sequence ATGCAGGTCAGATCGGCGCTTCAGATCAATTTGCATCCGCTGGACGTGCGCCATGCCGTTCACACGCTTCCGCATCAGCTCGACGTGTGGGGCGATCAGGTCGATCGCATCGTCTTCACTGTCGACACCAGGCAGAGCAGGAGCGGCCGCTACACCGGCAGCGCCTACGAGGAGTGCCGCGGACGCCTGTTTGCGCTGCTGGAAGCCATCGCGCGGCAGTCGCCGAAGGCGGAGATTTCCGAGGTCGATTATTCGCCGGCGGCGTTGGAGGCCGTGCGGCAGCGCTATTTCTCGACGAGCCGCGTCTATCCGGAAAAGGCCTTCGATGGCGGACCGTTCCATGCCTATTTCTACGGTCTGTTGAAGACCAACGCCGATTATGTGGTGCATATGGACAGCGACATGCTGTTCGGCGGCGGCAGCCAGGTCTGGCTGGAGGAGGCGATCGGCTGGCTCAAGACCACGCCCGACGCACTGTTCGCCGGACCACTTCCCGGTCCTCCCCGCGCCGACGGCACGCTCGGCGATTTGCACGGCGGGTTTCCAGGCTTGACCCACGTCCAGCCGCCCGAGCGGCTCGCTGCCGCCTACCCGGCTTACCGCTTTCGCACCGTGAGCACGCGTATCTTCGTTCTCGATCAGGTCAGGTTCGACGCGTCGATCGGGGCGCTGGACCTGGTGCGCCCGAATCTCCGGCGCCGGATCCGCGCGAGACTGTTCCACCAGTCGCCACTGACGATGCCGGCCGAGGAGATCATCTCCGCCGCCATGCTGCGCAGGCAACTCTCGCGGATCGACTTTCTCGGTTCGGGCGCCGGGCTCTACTCGCTGCATCCGCCGTACCGCACCGATACTTTCTATCGCGAATTGCCACAGTTGATCGCTCGCGTCGTCGCCGGTGCGATACCGGACGCCCAGCGGGGCGACTATGACGTCAATTCAAGCATGTTCGACTGGACGGAGGCGCTTCGGCAGAAGACCGTCGGCCGCCGCCTTGCCCGCGCCGCCCGCACGCTGATGTCGAGCTGA
- a CDS encoding tripartite tricarboxylate transporter substrate binding protein: MLRILRNAVFGLVILSGLFAAAPPASAAYPDRPVHWLIGFAAGGPVDIVARIMAQALSDRLGQQFIVENRAGSGGNIAAGAAINAAPDGYTLLFVAPNNAISTSLYKKLPFDFLRDTTPVASIMQLTNMLVVSNAMPVKTVQEFIDYCKANPGKISFASSGNGTSVHMSAELFKAMTKCDMIHVPYRGSALAFPDIISNKVQLIFDNLPSALEQSRGGNVRALGVTSPQRWPALPDMPAIAETVPGFESVGFYGISAPKGTPADIVELLNKAVNEALKDPKVMARLTENGGIPRPMTPAEFGKLVADETEKWRKVVEFAGVSVD, from the coding sequence ATGTTGCGAATCTTGCGTAATGCTGTTTTCGGTTTGGTCATTCTTTCAGGTCTTTTCGCCGCCGCCCCTCCCGCCTCCGCCGCCTACCCCGACCGTCCGGTGCATTGGCTGATCGGCTTTGCCGCCGGCGGCCCGGTCGACATCGTCGCGCGCATCATGGCGCAGGCGCTGTCGGATCGGCTCGGCCAGCAATTCATCGTCGAGAACCGCGCCGGCTCCGGCGGCAACATCGCGGCGGGTGCCGCGATCAACGCAGCCCCCGACGGCTACACGCTGCTGTTCGTCGCGCCCAACAACGCGATCTCGACCTCGCTCTACAAGAAGCTGCCGTTCGACTTCCTGCGCGACACCACGCCGGTCGCCAGCATCATGCAGCTCACCAACATGCTGGTCGTCTCCAACGCGATGCCGGTGAAGACGGTCCAGGAGTTCATCGACTATTGCAAGGCCAACCCGGGCAAGATCTCGTTCGCCTCGTCCGGCAACGGCACCTCGGTGCACATGTCGGCCGAGCTGTTCAAGGCGATGACCAAGTGCGACATGATCCACGTGCCCTATCGCGGCTCCGCGCTCGCCTTTCCCGACATCATCTCCAACAAGGTGCAGCTGATCTTCGACAACCTGCCCTCCGCGCTCGAGCAGTCGCGCGGCGGCAACGTGCGCGCGCTTGGCGTGACCTCGCCGCAGCGCTGGCCCGCCTTGCCCGACATGCCGGCGATCGCCGAGACCGTGCCGGGCTTCGAATCGGTCGGCTTCTACGGCATCTCCGCGCCGAAGGGCACGCCAGCCGACATCGTCGAACTCCTCAACAAGGCGGTCAACGAAGCGCTGAAGGACCCGAAGGTGATGGCGCGGCTGACCGAGAACGGCGGCATCCCGAGGCCGATGACGCCGGCCGAGTTCGGCAAGCTCGTCGCTGACGAGACCGAGAAGTGGCGCAAGGTCGTGGAGTTCGCCGGGGTCTCGGTGGACTGA